A DNA window from Daucus carota subsp. sativus chromosome 3, DH1 v3.0, whole genome shotgun sequence contains the following coding sequences:
- the LOC108210634 gene encoding uncharacterized protein LOC108210634, with the protein MDLLGVFNKHFRGEIMLRFYTSFCVLSWSWIFDVFGFLRNYISRLWAVDERKLNSVVFSQSVHDDDDDDEDDNDEFFRESASDEYVEKEFSEFSFGFKKYDQDFRETECSVSSVSNYQFMSSRDVSGFVQVPETMSFSVEESFEGFIEKDLILFNGVTRNKDFVEEDLEGLRKEESDQFIDLKVSDLRKDQQVTSQVEFVQQDQGEDSLEESGLKEKEELQSEIDELSQNLEEGTKGSSLESSVDSREIISTRNSGSSDEENLTYNKFSFNDIDDDDEFIELEPRLHHSVDGICNESPADGLDKESPHDNSHNNETPPLNGLENSEERCSEESKSMEWESDEDDEEDDILLEHKYLIEQMKMEAKHSRNGGLPTILEESETTTKIPDDLKPLQLDESFDHSDRMEEIQKFYKSYSEKMRKMDILNRQTMHAISFIQLKEPVKRISSQKSAVSAMKSIFLNNFNQGKLRKIYADQTLKKSMMDLHRDSERVYVGQICISWEILHWQYLKAQELQEHDSQDCHTYNQVAGEFQQFQVLLHRFIEDELFQGPRVQHYVRKRMAILSLLQVPIIKDDRFKNKPVKEEDAISIAVLKQIIEESMRVFWEYLHADKHEDSYVLKRFHSTKLNHQDAAAHIELLMDIKSKLQKKEKRLKEILRSSNCIVKKIQKHQGGRVKHDLLICQVELRLVSRVLHMSRCTTDQLIWCLTKLNKINIVNRKVSVEPSFLLFPC; encoded by the exons ATGGATCTTCTCGGTGTTTTTAATAAGCACTTCAGGGGAGAGATCATGTTGAGGTTTTATACTTCTTTTTGTGTTCTGTCATGGTCCTGGATTTTTGATGTTTTTGGGTTTTTAAGGAACTACATATCCAG ATTGTGGGCTGTTGATGAAAGGAAATTGAATTCTGTTGTTTTTTCTCAATCAGTTCATGACGACGATGAcgatgatgaggatgataatGATGAATTCTTTAGAGAGTCTGCGAGTGATGAGTATGTTGAGAAAGAGTTTTCAGAATTTTCTTTTGGATTTAAGAAGTATGATCAGGATTTTAGAGAAACAGAGTGCTCTGTTTCCTCTGTTTCGAATTATCAGTTCATGTCGAGTAGGGATGTGAGTGGTTTCGTGCAGGTGCCGGAAACGATGAGCTTCTCTGTTGAAGAGTCTTTTGAAGGTTTTATCGAaaaagatttgattttgttCAATGGGGttacaagaaataaagattTTGTGGAAGAAGATCTCGAGGGTTTAAGAAAAGAAGAGTCTGATCAGTTTATTGATTTAAAGGTTTCGGATTTAAGAAAAGATCAACAAGTCACTTCACAAGTAGAGTTTGTTCAGCAAGATCAAGGTGAGGACTCTTTAGAAGAGAGTGGTCTGAAGGAGAAAGAAGAATTACAGTCTGAAATAGATGAGCTTTCTCAGAATCTTGAAGAAGGAACAAAGGGATCTTCATTGGAAAGCTCAGTGGATTCGAGAGAGATTATTAGTACCAGAAATTCAGGCTCTTCCGATGAGGaaaatttaacttataataaatttagtttcaatgatattgatgatgatgacgagTTTATAGAATTGGAACCCCGTCTGCATCATTCAGTTGATGGTATTTGTAATGAAAGTCCAGCTGATGGTCTTGATAAAGAAAGCCCTCATGACAATTCACATAATAACGAGACACCGCCTTTAAATGGTTTGGAAAATTCTGAAGAACGCTGTTCAGAGGAAAGTAAATCAATGGAATGGGAATCTGATGAAGACGATGAAGAGGACGACATTTTGTTGGAACACAAGTATTTGATTGAACAGATGAAGATGGAGGCCAAACATTCAAGAAACGGAGGACTTCCTACAATCCTGGAAGAATCCGAAACAACAACAAAGATTCCTGATGATTTGAAGCCACTGCAACTCGACGAATCATTTGACCATTCTGATCGTATGGAAGAAATTCAAAAGTTCTACAAGAGCTACTCTGAAAAAATGCGAAAAATGGATATCTTGAATCGCCAAACAATGCATGCAATTA GTTTTATTCAGTTAAAGGAGCCTGTGAAACGTATTTCAAGCCAAAAATCAGCGGTTTCAGCAATGAAATCTATATTTCTGAATAACTTCAATCAAGGAAAACTACGTAAAATTTATGCTGATCAGACATTGAAGAAGTCCATGATGGATTTGCACAGAGATTCGGAACGTGTATATGTTGGACAAATCTGCATTTCATGGGAGATCCTGCATTGGCAGTACTTAAAAGCTCAAGAGCTGCAAGAGCATGATTCTCAAGACTGTCATACTTATAACCAAGTTGCAGGGGAATTTCAACAGTTTCAAGTGCTTTTGCATAGATTTATAGAGGATGAGCTATTTCAAGGACCAAGAGTACAACACTATGTCCGCAAACGAATGGCCATCCTCAGCCTTCTTCAAGTTCCAATCATCAAAG ATGATCGTTTCAAGAATAAACCAGTGAAAGAAGAGGATGCAATTTCGATAGCAGTGCTAAAACAAATCATAGAGGAATCAATGCGTGTTTTCTGGGAATATCTCCATGCTGACAAACACGAAGATTCTTACGTGTTGAAGCGATTTCACAGCACCAAGCTTAATCACCAAGATGCTGCAGCACACATAGAGCTTCTAATGGATATCAAGTCAAAGCTTCAGAAG AAGGAGAAAAGACTAAAAGAGATACTGAGAAGTAGCAACTGCATAGTAAAAAAGATACAAAAACATCAAGGGGGAAGGGTGAAGCATGATTTACTCATTTGTCAGGTGGAGTTAAGGTTAGTTTCGAGAGTATTGCATATGTCAAGGTGTACCACAGATCAGCTAATATGGTGTCTAACAAAGCTAAACAAGATTAACATTGTTAATCGTAAAGTTTCTGTAGAACCATCATTTTTACTTTTTCCATGTTAA
- the LOC108211582 gene encoding 18.2 kDa class I heat shock protein codes for MSMIPSLFGRRSSNAFDPFSLDGWDQLQGFPFNNYSSFGPLSDQFRSREASFANATIDWKETPEAHVFKADVPGLKKEEVKVEVEDDRVLQISGERTREQEDKSDTWHRVERSSGKFLRRFRLPENAKVDQVKAGMENGVLTVTVPKEVVKKPDVKSIQISG; via the coding sequence ATGTCGATGATTCCAAGCTTGTTCGGGCGCAGATCATCCAACGCATTCGACCCATTCTCTCTGGACGGGTGGGATCAATTGCAGGGCTTTCCCTTCAACAACTACTCCAGCTTCGGGCCGCTCTCTGATCAGTTTCGTTCAAGGGAGGCTTCTTTCGCCAACGCAACCATTGACTGGAAGGAGACTCCCGAGGCTCACGTGTTCAAAGCTGATGTGCCTGGCCTTAAGAAGGAAGAGGTCAAGGTGGAAGTGGAAGATGATCGTGTCCTGCAGATCAGCGGAGAGAGGACTCGTGAGCAGGAGGACAAGAGCGACACTTGGCACCGTGTGGAGAGGAGCAGTGGCAAGTTTCTGAGGAGGTTCAGGCTTCCGGAGAATGCAAAGGTGGATCAGGTCAAGGCTGGGATGGAGAATGGGGTTTTGACTGTGACTGTGCCAAAGGAGGTTGTTAAGAAGCCTGATGTCAAGTCCATCCAGATTTCTGGttaa